The Pirellulales bacterium genome contains a region encoding:
- a CDS encoding sugar phosphate isomerase/epimerase, protein MSKSSASMRNTVGHVTSLRKLAEPSRRPMARRRFLGIAAASAGTALVGLSRRTAAAADDFGGFIMGMQTYSLRDFPVDKALELSKQLGVSTIEFASGHLGTKAPQAEIDAVKNKVQSLGLRTLSHGVSPFTSDHEANRKIFEFAKRLGARNLSADPTEDSFDSLDRLVAEFDIRIAIHNHGPGARYDKVADVLKAIKGRHPSIGACADLGHYIRAGEDPVRAITLLAGRLYGVHLKDFAEPKKDAQGVILGRGQLDLEATFRALRKADFPADACLALEYEEKPKDPIDDIRACLAAASEGAKRAHG, encoded by the coding sequence ATGTCGAAATCGTCAGCGTCGATGCGAAATACTGTCGGCCATGTTACGTCGCTGCGCAAGCTGGCAGAGCCGTCCCGCCGACCGATGGCACGGCGACGTTTTTTGGGCATTGCCGCTGCAAGTGCCGGGACGGCGCTGGTGGGGCTGTCGCGACGTACAGCGGCAGCGGCTGACGACTTCGGTGGATTCATCATGGGGATGCAGACTTATTCGTTGCGCGACTTTCCGGTCGACAAGGCATTGGAGTTGTCGAAGCAGTTAGGTGTATCGACGATTGAGTTCGCCAGCGGGCATCTCGGCACAAAGGCCCCGCAGGCCGAGATCGACGCCGTAAAGAACAAGGTGCAAAGTCTAGGCCTAAGGACGCTTTCGCACGGCGTGAGCCCCTTCACGAGTGACCATGAGGCCAATCGCAAGATCTTTGAATTCGCCAAGCGCTTGGGAGCGAGGAACTTGTCGGCCGATCCCACCGAGGATTCGTTCGACAGCCTCGATCGGCTGGTGGCCGAGTTCGACATCCGCATTGCCATTCATAATCACGGTCCCGGCGCGCGCTACGACAAGGTGGCCGACGTTCTCAAAGCGATCAAGGGCCGGCATCCGTCGATCGGTGCTTGTGCCGATTTGGGACATTACATTCGCGCCGGCGAGGATCCCGTGCGCGCCATCACGCTGCTGGCCGGACGGCTGTACGGAGTCCACCTCAAGGATTTCGCCGAGCCCAAGAAGGACGCGCAGGGTGTGATTCTGGGACGTGGGCAGTTGGATCTCGAGGCAACGTTCCGGGCCTTGCGAAAGGCAGATTTTCCGGCCGATGCCTGCCTAGCCTTGGAGTATGAAGAGAAGCCCAAGGATCCTATCGACGATATCCGCGCCTGCCTGGCTGCGGCATCGGAAGGGGCCAAGCGCGCACACGGCTAA
- a CDS encoding hemolysin III family protein — MQIDSAFDASGATLPRIEDEIANSITHGIGLAMSLVGSVAMVTLAVKYAGAREIIGCSIYGASLVAVYAASTLSHVFQHPRARRIFRMLDQGCIYLLIAGTFTPLALEYLRGGYWWLLMTAMWTIAFFGFFSKVVWAHRVEAVSTYAYVCMGWLPVVAAKPMIELIPSGCLWLMLAGGACYSVGTIFLTFDRKALYLHAVWHVFVIAGSAVHYFAILQYVLPAAA; from the coding sequence ATGCAAATCGATAGTGCTTTCGATGCCAGCGGCGCCACATTGCCGCGCATCGAGGATGAAATCGCCAACAGCATTACTCATGGTATCGGCCTGGCTATGAGCCTCGTCGGATCGGTGGCCATGGTTACCCTGGCCGTCAAATACGCCGGGGCGCGGGAAATCATCGGCTGCTCGATTTACGGCGCGTCGCTGGTGGCCGTGTATGCCGCCTCGACATTGTCGCATGTGTTTCAGCACCCTCGCGCGCGGCGAATCTTCCGCATGCTCGACCAGGGCTGCATTTATCTATTGATCGCTGGCACGTTCACGCCGCTGGCCCTCGAATATCTCCGCGGAGGCTATTGGTGGCTGCTCATGACTGCTATGTGGACCATCGCTTTCTTTGGCTTTTTCTCCAAGGTGGTATGGGCCCATCGCGTCGAAGCGGTATCGACCTACGCTTACGTGTGCATGGGCTGGCTGCCGGTCGTGGCCGCCAAACCCATGATCGAACTCATCCCGTCGGGCTGCCTGTGGCTGATGCTGGCCGGCGGAGCGTGCTATAGCGTGGGGACGATCTTTCTCACCTTCGATCGCAAGGCACTGTACCTGCACGCCGTCTGGCACGTCTTTGTGATCGCCGGCAGTGCGGTGCATTACTTCGCGATCCTCCAATACGTGCTGCCGGCGGCGGCTTAG